From Variimorphobacter saccharofermentans, one genomic window encodes:
- a CDS encoding 1-deoxy-D-xylulose-5-phosphate synthase, translating to MYIEKIYTPSDLKKLTIRECQELAKEIRKALIVKASKKGGHLASNLGMVDATIAIHYVFNSPTDKIIFDVSHQCYTHKILTGRKDAFIDEELYNTCNGYTNPVESEHDVFRVGHTATSISLACGMAKARDLAGGKENIIAIIGDGSLSGGEALEGLNFGGSEIQGNLIIIFNDNQMSIAENHGGIYKNLQQLRETYGKCENNLFKAFGYDYLFVKDGHDIEELVKTLQSVKDIDHPIVVHICTVKGKGYEHAQMNKESTHWVRPFDIESGKEKNPFNGARYDYIIRDHLIEKMKKDERIVTMIAAVPGALSFSEEYRKQIGRQFVDVGIAEEHAIAMAAGIAKHGGKPVFATMSTFFQRTYDQISQELCINKMPATMIVVNASVYSADDVTHIGIFDIPMMSNIPNLVYLAPTNRQEYIAMLDWSIDQTEYPVAIRAPRNGVFDAKGEVDVDYSELNKYKVVSEGKEIAIIALGDFFQLGEELSDKIKKIYSINSTLINPRYITGLDKTLLTDLIKNHKLIITLEDGVLDGGFGQKIASFYGPQDMKVLNYGLKKEFLDRYNISEVMEKNHLCADIIAEDIKNYV from the coding sequence ATGTATATAGAGAAAATCTATACCCCTTCAGACTTGAAAAAATTAACAATAAGAGAATGTCAGGAGTTAGCTAAAGAAATAAGAAAAGCACTTATTGTTAAGGCCAGTAAAAAGGGTGGGCATCTTGCTTCAAATCTTGGGATGGTTGATGCTACCATAGCAATTCATTATGTTTTCAATTCTCCTACAGACAAGATTATTTTTGATGTATCTCATCAATGTTATACTCATAAGATTTTAACTGGAAGAAAAGATGCGTTTATTGATGAAGAATTATATAACACATGTAATGGATATACAAATCCGGTAGAAAGTGAACATGATGTTTTTAGAGTCGGGCATACAGCAACATCTATTAGTCTAGCATGTGGCATGGCCAAAGCAAGGGATTTAGCTGGTGGAAAGGAGAACATCATAGCAATTATAGGGGATGGTTCTCTTAGTGGTGGAGAAGCTCTGGAAGGACTAAACTTTGGAGGGTCAGAGATTCAGGGTAACTTAATTATAATTTTTAATGATAATCAAATGTCAATAGCGGAAAATCATGGTGGAATATATAAGAATTTGCAACAATTACGAGAGACATATGGCAAATGTGAAAACAATCTATTTAAAGCATTTGGATATGATTATTTATTTGTAAAAGATGGACATGATATTGAAGAATTAGTAAAAACATTGCAATCTGTCAAAGACATAGATCATCCTATAGTAGTCCATATATGTACAGTTAAAGGAAAAGGTTATGAGCACGCTCAAATGAATAAAGAAAGCACACATTGGGTTAGGCCATTTGATATTGAGTCCGGAAAAGAAAAAAATCCTTTTAATGGTGCACGCTATGACTATATTATAAGAGATCATTTAATTGAGAAGATGAAAAAAGATGAACGAATTGTGACAATGATTGCAGCTGTTCCAGGAGCATTATCTTTTTCAGAAGAATATAGAAAACAAATTGGAAGACAGTTTGTTGATGTTGGTATTGCAGAAGAACATGCTATCGCTATGGCAGCTGGTATTGCTAAACATGGAGGGAAACCGGTATTTGCTACAATGTCGACTTTTTTTCAAAGAACATATGATCAAATTTCGCAAGAACTTTGTATTAATAAAATGCCAGCAACTATGATAGTTGTAAATGCATCTGTATATTCAGCGGACGATGTGACTCACATTGGAATATTTGATATTCCGATGATGAGTAATATACCTAATCTTGTATATCTTGCTCCTACAAACAGGCAGGAGTACATAGCAATGCTTGACTGGAGTATAGATCAAACGGAATATCCTGTGGCTATACGTGCTCCGAGAAATGGTGTATTTGACGCAAAAGGAGAAGTTGATGTTGATTATAGTGAATTAAATAAATATAAAGTCGTTTCAGAGGGTAAAGAAATAGCGATTATTGCTCTTGGAGACTTTTTTCAGTTGGGAGAAGAACTTTCTGATAAAATAAAGAAAATATATAGCATAAATTCCACGTTGATTAATCCGAGATACATTACTGGGTTAGATAAAACATTATTAACCGATCTGATAAAAAACCATAAATTGATTATTACTTTAGAGGATGGAGTACTTGATGGAGGATTTGGGCAAAAAATAGCAAGTTTTTATGGCCCACAGGATATGAAGGTTCTAAATTATGGTCTGAAAAAAGAATTTTTGGATAGGTATAACATTAGCGAAGTAATGGAAAAGAATCATCTTTGTGCTGATATAATTGCTGAGGATATTAAGAATTATGTATAA
- the rfbG gene encoding CDP-glucose 4,6-dehydratase, with protein MKFDVGFFKGKRVLITGHTGFKGSWMCKLLINVGAVVTGYALEAPTNPSLYEMCCLERQMTSVKGDIRNLEYLLTVFKECQPEIVIHMAAQPIVRDSYNDPVYTYETNVMGTVNICEAVKRTPTVRSFVNVTTDKVYQNKEWQWGYRENDELNGYDPYSNSKSCSELVTSSYKNSFFTDEYYEKIYGKGVTAPAVTTCRAGNVIGGGDFANDRIIPDCIRAVAEKRDIIVRNPYSIRPYQHVLEPVVAYLMIAQKQYEDRSFAGCYNVGPDDADCWTTGKLVTLFCDKWNESNGTNITWKNIHVGGPHEANFLKLDCSKLKTTFGWKPVWNVEHTMKKIVEWSIDYLAGGDVSKVMDQQIEEFLAKETR; from the coding sequence TTGAAGTTTGATGTAGGTTTCTTTAAAGGGAAAAGAGTTTTAATAACAGGTCATACTGGTTTTAAGGGTTCATGGATGTGTAAACTTTTAATAAATGTGGGAGCAGTTGTAACTGGTTATGCGTTGGAAGCACCAACAAATCCCTCACTGTACGAGATGTGCTGTTTAGAAAGGCAGATGACCTCGGTAAAAGGTGATATTAGAAATCTGGAGTATTTACTTACTGTATTTAAGGAATGCCAACCAGAAATAGTTATTCATATGGCAGCTCAACCGATAGTACGTGATTCATATAATGATCCTGTGTATACTTATGAGACAAATGTTATGGGGACTGTAAATATATGTGAAGCAGTAAAAAGAACGCCTACAGTAAGATCTTTTGTGAATGTCACAACAGATAAGGTTTATCAAAATAAAGAATGGCAATGGGGATATAGAGAGAATGATGAGTTGAATGGATACGATCCATATTCTAATTCTAAATCATGTTCAGAACTAGTAACATCAAGCTACAAGAATTCTTTTTTTACAGATGAATATTATGAGAAGATATATGGCAAAGGAGTTACGGCTCCAGCGGTAACAACCTGCAGAGCAGGAAATGTCATCGGTGGTGGAGACTTTGCAAATGATAGAATTATTCCTGATTGTATTCGAGCAGTAGCTGAAAAAAGGGATATCATTGTAAGAAATCCATATTCTATAAGACCTTATCAACATGTACTTGAACCTGTAGTTGCATATCTGATGATTGCACAAAAACAATACGAAGATCGTAGTTTTGCCGGTTGTTATAATGTAGGACCTGATGATGCTGATTGTTGGACAACGGGTAAACTTGTTACACTATTTTGTGATAAATGGAATGAGAGTAATGGAACAAATATCACATGGAAAAATATACATGTTGGTGGACCCCATGAGGCAAATTTCCTGAAGCTAGATTGCTCAAAGCTTAAAACTACTTTTGGATGGAAACCAGTATGGAATGTAGAACATACCATGAAAAAGATAGTGGAGTGGAGTATTGATTATTTGGCAGGTGGAGACGTGTCTAAAGTGATGGATCAACAGATAGAAGAATTTCTAGCGAAAGAAACACGTTAA